One Betta splendens chromosome 8, fBetSpl5.4, whole genome shotgun sequence DNA segment encodes these proteins:
- the LOC114860550 gene encoding aerolysin-like protein, with product MSDVIHPFSICDITRLGSIRGDLDHNSGPFCLGASASLFLIKVVLSNNMSGLVPVLIIGGSGGSSFCFDGRYNGATLKKIWVWVGGWQVKAIEIWLTDGENQLFGQPEGEYYEFKFKDGEYISSLSLWGNGAGTRLGAIKFETSHSNKFFVYMTSWGLKTEYPVNVGSGICLGVMGRSGADIDSLGFIFINDIKSSVLTNVNYPTLHQVTPQIATEEIKSLTYTNNSDLTQSFSVETSKTLFKKSSWSVTNKLEQNFNIQVKAGIPNIVEFSAGFSLTMGVENRYELENSEEKKETFTFKVEILPRKTALVHISIGRATVDLPYTGIVEVTCKNGDVLRFNTSGTYNGILYTNSKATVTQK from the exons ATGAGTGATGTGATCCATCCTTTTAGCATATGTGACATCACACGCCTGGGCTCAATAAGAGGGGACCTTGACCATAATTCGGGACCATTCTGCCTTGGGGCTTCAGCTTCTCTCTTTTTG ATTAAAGTTGTCCTCAGTAACAACATGTCAGGCCTGGTGCCAGTGCTCATCATTGGAGGATCTGGTGGCAGTTCCTTTTGTTTCGACGGTCGGTATAATGGAGccacactgaaaaaaatatgGGTGTGGGTTGGAGGGTGGCAGGTGAAGGCTATCGAGATCTGGCTGACTGATGGTGAAAACCAACTGTTTGGACAGCCTGAAGGGGAGTACTATGAATTTAAGTTTAAAGATGGAGAGTACATTTCATCACTCTCACTGTGGGGAAATGGCGCTGGAACCCGTCTTGGTGCTATTAAGTTTGAGACAAGTCACTCAAACAAATTCTTCGTATACATGACCAGTTGGGGACTGAAAACGGAGTACCCGGTAAACGTTGGCTCTGGAATCTGCTTGGGAGTTATGGGCAGATCAGGTGCCGATATTGACAGTTTAGGGTTTATCTTCATCAACGACATCAAGTCTTCTGTGCTGACCAATGTCAACTATCCCACCCTCCATCAAGTCACCCCCCAGATAGCTACAGAAGAAATCAAGTCTCTAACCTACACGAACAACTCTGATCTCACTCAGTCGTTTTCAGTCGAAACCTCTAAAACCCTATTTAAAAAATCCTCATGGTCTGTGACTAACAAATTGGAACAAAACTTTAATATACAAGTTAAAGCAGGAATTCCAAACATTGTTGAGTTTTCTGCTGGGTTCAGCCTCACAATGGGAGTGGAAAATAGGTATGAATTAGAGAATTCAGAGGAAAAGAAGGAGACCTTCACTTTTAAAGTTGAAATCCTTCCGAGAAAAACAGCTCTTGTTCACATCTCTATTGGCAGAGCCACAGTGGATCTCCCCTACACTGGTATAGTGGAGGTTACCTGCAAAAATGGAGATGTTCTCAGGTTTAACACCAGCGGTACCTACAATGGTATCCTTTACACTAATTCTAAAGCAACTGTGACTCAAAAATGA